The Pecten maximus chromosome 14, xPecMax1.1, whole genome shotgun sequence genome includes a region encoding these proteins:
- the LOC117341797 gene encoding neprilysin-1-like: MKTGLNLPEPPAKTLLRNPSQPLDSQILSGLSPMSYGTEITQSGSGGTTRTQGASTGSGGTQGKWVTSAGSAGTMGTRVTSSGSGVTSSSIANSLPYSDSEAQLSVTNQAFDFPMVETSSKTQQSSPAASKSIILLMSNSLCLAVTVIPVMASPVIQNDMLISLAELSGKLINSRPRTVDNIGSSKITTDICVTADCIRAATQIKASQDLTASPCEDFYQYTCGRWLSNSQIRPDQSSMSLKWELQEQIDYKLHQLLNQTAQAQHTLAEEKAIIFYKSCLNEGTIETLGLDVIKPLFEDIGGWPILDRNWTDRQYKLETMLSAARKYTIDTPMFSMSVESDPIFPENHVIHLEQPHLSMPDRNLYLTNNNVYAGYVTYMLKVFKALSPNPSTIVNDVKDVVVFETQLAKLTQEMDQHPDPNTDKRMTVDQLMETFPGLDWKQYIYNIFNMDQVGIPIHSSDIVVVSNPEFFRNLIGLLRNTSAR, translated from the exons ATGAAAACAGGTCTAAACCTCCCTGAGCCTCCAGCCAAGACTTTACTACGTAATCCGAGCCAACCACTCGACTCCCAGATACTGTCGGGTCTGTCTCCAATGTCATATGGGACAGAGATCACACAGTCAGGCTCAGGAGGGACCACGAGGACACAAGGCGCATCGACAGGCTCAGGAGGGACCCAAGGGAAATGGGTCACATCGGCAGGATCGGCAGGGACCATGGGAACACGGGTCACATCCTCAGGCTCAGGAGTTACTAGTTCATCGATCGCAAATAGCTTACCTTACAGTGATTCCGAAGCTCAGCTATCTGTAACAAACCAAG CTTTCGACTTCCCAATGGTTGAGACATCCAGTAAAACCCAGCAGAGCTCACCAGCAG CGAGTAAATCCATAATTTTACTCATGTCAAATAGTCTTTGTCTAGCTGTGACTGTCATTCCAGTGATGGCATCTCCTGTGATCCAGAATGATATGTTAATAAGCCTTGCGGAGCTGTCCGGGAAACTGATCAACTCTCGGCCAAGAACTGTTGACAACATAGGATCCAGTAAAATTACAACAG atatttgtgtaacagcTGACTGCATCCGTGCCG CCACTCAAATCAAAGCTAGTCAGGACCTTACTGCAAGCCCTTGTGAGGATTTCTACCAATACACATGTGGAAGATGGCTTAGCAATAGTCAGATCCGACCTGATCAGAGCAGCATGAGTCTAAAATGGGAATTACAGGAGCAGATCGACTATAAATTACATC AGTTGCTTAACCAGACTGCACAAGCACAACATACACTAGCGGAGGAGAAAGCGATCATATTCTACAAGTCATGTTTGAATGAAG GTACAATTGAAACATTAGGCCTCGATGTTATTAAGCCCCTATTCGAGGACATTGGTGGTTGGCCGATTCTTGATCGCAATTGGACTGACCGTCAATACAAGCTCGAGACCATGCTGTCTGCTGCTAGAAAATACACTATAGATACACCTATGTTTAGCATGAGCGTGGAGTCTGATCCTATCTTCCCCGAGAACCATGTCATACAC CTAGAACAGCCTCATCTGAGTATGCCTGACCGGAACCTCTACCTAACAAATAACAATGTCTATGCTGGTTATGTTACGTATATGCTTAAAGTCTTCAAGGCGCTCAGCCCGAACCCATCAACAATAGTAAATGATGTAAAGGACGTGGTGGTCTTTGAGACGCAACTGGCAAAG TTGACACAAGAAATGGACCAACATCCTGATCCAAACACGGACAAAAGGATGACCGTTGACCAACTGATGGAGACCTTCCCCGGG CTGGATTGGAAGCAATACATTTACAACATCTTCAACATGGACCAAGTTGGAATTCCCATTCACTCCAGTGACATCGTCGTAGTTAGCAATCCCGAGTTCTTCCGGAACCTCATCGGCCTTCTCCGGAACACTTCGGCACGGTAA
- the LOC117341705 gene encoding neprilysin-1-like produces the protein MIPTSTNVTYEVLLHQICSSKTQLNAMKDEAVSNLRDLAEPSNELEWESPPPTAKDIFYDLNHNIIVLPAGVLQSPYFHKNYPRYLNYGAIGFIIGHKITHAFDDVGSKYSKTGTFQDWWSNYTRTAYGQKADCFIKQYDGLTVTDALTAATDPAESKLNGKLTLQENIADNGGLNESFAAYTQWSKHHGIEQKLPGINLEPDQLFFVNYGRTWCEKTTPQEAIRRINNDIFADAKSRVNIVMQNNPSFAKAFSCPLGSPMNPVKKCAVW, from the exons ATGATACCTACCTCAACAAACGTTACATACGA AGTTCTATTACACCAAATTTGTTCTTCCAAAACACAATTAAATGCTATGAAAGATGAGGCAGTATCTAACTTACGAGACCTGGCGGAACCAAGTAATGAATTAGA ATGGGAATCACCACCACCAACTGCGAAAGACATCTTTTACGATTTAAACCATAACATCATAG TATTGCCTGCCGGGGTATTGCAATCACCCTACTTCCATAAGAACTACCCCAG ATATTTAAATTATGGAGCAATTGGGTTTATCATCGGTCATAAGATCACACATGCGTTCGATGACGTCG GGAGTAAATACAGCAAGACTGGGACATTCCAAGATTGGTGGTCCAACTATACCAGGACGGCGTATGGACAAAAGGCAGACTGCTTCATCAAACAGTATGACGGTCTTACCGTTACAGATGCATTGACAGCAGCGACAGACCCGGCAGAGAGCAAG TTAAATGGAAAGTTGACGTTACAAGAAAACATTGCCGATAACGGAGGATTAAATGAAAGTTTCGCG GCTTACACGCAATGGTCAAAACATCACGGAATTGAACAGAAGCTGCCGGGAATTAATTTAGAACCCGATCAGCTGTTCTTCGTCAATTATGGACGc ACCTGGTGTGAGAAGACAACACCACAAGAGGCTATACGGCGGATCAATAATGACATTTTCGCAGACGCAAAAAGCAG agTAAACATTGTCATGCAAAACAATCCAAGCTTTGCGAAAGCATTTTCGTGTCCATTGGGATCACCCATGAATCCAGTGAAGAAATGTGCAGTCtggtga